The following coding sequences lie in one Desmodus rotundus isolate HL8 chromosome 1, HLdesRot8A.1, whole genome shotgun sequence genomic window:
- the LOC112320967 gene encoding Golgi phosphoprotein 3-like produces the protein MTTHPLTNNNIKQRLIKKVQEAVLDKWVNDPHRMDKRLLALLYLAHASDVLENAFAPLLDEQYDLATKRVRQLLDLDPEVECLKASTSEVLWAVVAAFTK, from the coding sequence ATGACGACGCACCCCCTCACCAACAACAACATTAAGCAGCGCCTCATCAAGAAGGTGCAGGAAGCTGTCCTTGACAAGTGGGTGAACGACCCCCACCGCATGGACAAGCGCCTGCTGGCCCTCCTTTACCTGGCGCATGCCTCGGATGTGCTGGAGAATGCTTTCGCTCCCCTTCTGGATGAGCAGTACGACTTGGCCACCAAGAGAGTGCGGCAGCTGCTGGACCTGGACCCCGAAGTGGAGTGTCTGAAGGCCAGCACCAGCGAGGTCCTGTGGGCGGTGGTGGCCGCGTTCACCAAGTAG